A single genomic interval of Streptomyces sp. 1222.5 harbors:
- a CDS encoding glycosyltransferase, which yields MWITAVSLAAWCWLLLCQGFFWRTDVRLPPRREPREWPSVCVVVPARDEAAVLPASLPSLLAQDYPGRAEVFLVDDGSTDGTGELARELSRRSGGLPLTVGTPGEPPAGWTGKLWAVRYGIGLARARDPEFLLLTDADIAHAPDSLRALVAAAGTGDYDVVSQMARLRVESPWERLVVPAFVYFFAQLYPFRRIGRKGSRTAAAAGGCVLLRAGMAEAARIPDSIRHAVIDDVALARAVKGAGGRVWLGLAEGVDSVRPYPRLGDLWRMVSRSAYAQLRHHPLLLLGTVAGLALVYLVPPAAAVVGAAGGDTATAVLGASAWAVMAGTYLPMLRYYRQPPWLAPLLPFTALLYLLMTVDSAVQHYRGRGAAWKGRTYARPGAVPDEG from the coding sequence ATGTGGATCACCGCTGTCTCGCTTGCCGCCTGGTGCTGGCTGCTGCTGTGCCAGGGCTTCTTCTGGCGCACCGACGTCCGGCTGCCTCCGCGCCGGGAACCACGGGAGTGGCCGTCCGTGTGCGTGGTCGTACCGGCCCGGGACGAGGCCGCCGTGCTGCCCGCGAGCCTGCCGTCGCTGCTGGCGCAGGACTATCCGGGGCGGGCGGAGGTCTTCCTGGTGGACGACGGGAGCACGGACGGCACCGGGGAGCTGGCCCGTGAACTGTCCCGGCGGTCCGGCGGACTGCCGCTGACGGTGGGCACGCCCGGTGAGCCGCCGGCGGGCTGGACGGGCAAGCTGTGGGCGGTGCGGTACGGCATCGGACTGGCACGCGCGCGTGATCCCGAGTTCCTGCTGCTGACGGACGCCGACATCGCGCACGCGCCGGACAGTCTGCGCGCCCTGGTCGCGGCGGCCGGGACCGGGGACTACGACGTGGTGTCCCAGATGGCGCGGCTGCGGGTGGAGAGTCCGTGGGAACGGCTCGTGGTCCCCGCGTTCGTCTACTTCTTCGCGCAGCTCTACCCCTTCCGCCGGATCGGCCGGAAGGGGTCGCGTACGGCCGCGGCGGCGGGCGGCTGCGTCCTGCTGCGCGCCGGAATGGCGGAGGCGGCGCGCATCCCCGACTCGATCCGGCACGCCGTCATCGACGACGTGGCGCTCGCGCGCGCGGTCAAGGGCGCCGGCGGCCGCGTGTGGCTGGGCCTCGCCGAAGGGGTGGACAGCGTGCGGCCGTACCCGCGGCTGGGCGACCTGTGGCGGATGGTCTCGCGCAGCGCCTACGCGCAGCTGCGGCACCACCCGCTGCTGCTCCTCGGCACGGTGGCCGGACTGGCGCTGGTGTACCTGGTGCCGCCGGCCGCGGCGGTCGTGGGCGCGGCCGGCGGGGACACGGCGACGGCGGTGCTGGGTGCGTCGGCATGGGCGGTGATGGCGGGCACCTACCTGCCGATGCTGCGTTACTACCGGCAGCCGCCGTGGCTCGCCCCGCTGCTGCCGTTCACCGCGCTCTTGTATCTGCTGATGACGGTCGACTCCGCCGTGCAGCACTACCGCGGGCGTGGCGCCGCCTGGAAGGGCCGCACCTACGCCCGCCCGGGCGCCGTGCCCGACGAGGGCTGA
- a CDS encoding TerD family protein yields MSKGSNVPVPTTALRVELGWRPGPGVPDADASALLLAGGKVRSDGDFVFYNQPAHSSGAVRHEGKRTAGGKVTDTLTADLARVEGTVERIVLAASADGGSFGQVPGLYIEVAEAATGQVVARFDNPGATVETAFVLGEFYRRQGSWKFRAVGQGYSSGLEGLATDFGITVDEPQHTAPPTATAPRTAPPVSPPPPVALPRTVPPPPAAPPAAPPSPPVRLSKVTLTKAAPSVSLAKQGGTSGNMRVNLNWQTRKQTQSRGGRWGARQSDIDLDLCALYELTDGRKGVVQALGNAFGSLHRPPYIHLDGDDRTGAVTSGENLTVNLDRTGDFRRILVFVTIYEGASSFADLHATVTLQPQHGAPIDFSLDECTVPSTVCALALITNTGGDLVVQREARYLVPDRGVSPQRTVDRAYGWGMNWTPGRK; encoded by the coding sequence ATGTCGAAGGGATCGAACGTGCCGGTGCCGACCACGGCCCTGCGCGTGGAACTGGGCTGGCGCCCCGGACCCGGCGTGCCCGACGCCGACGCGTCGGCGCTCCTGCTCGCCGGGGGAAAGGTCCGCTCCGACGGAGACTTCGTCTTCTACAACCAGCCCGCCCACTCCTCCGGCGCGGTCCGCCACGAGGGCAAGCGCACGGCCGGGGGGAAGGTCACCGACACGCTCACGGCCGACCTCGCGCGCGTGGAGGGCACCGTCGAGCGGATCGTCCTCGCCGCCTCCGCGGACGGCGGCTCGTTCGGGCAGGTGCCGGGCCTCTACATCGAGGTGGCCGAGGCCGCGACCGGCCAGGTGGTCGCCCGCTTCGACAACCCCGGCGCGACCGTGGAGACGGCCTTCGTGCTCGGCGAGTTCTACCGCCGCCAGGGCAGCTGGAAGTTCCGCGCCGTCGGACAGGGCTACAGCAGCGGACTCGAAGGCCTCGCAACGGACTTCGGTATCACCGTGGACGAACCGCAGCACACCGCGCCGCCCACGGCGACCGCCCCGCGGACCGCCCCGCCGGTCTCGCCGCCCCCGCCGGTCGCGCTCCCCAGGACCGTCCCGCCACCGCCCGCCGCCCCGCCGGCCGCTCCACCGTCGCCGCCGGTCCGCCTCTCGAAGGTCACCCTCACCAAGGCGGCCCCCTCCGTCTCGCTGGCCAAGCAGGGCGGCACGTCCGGAAACATGCGGGTGAACCTCAACTGGCAGACGCGCAAACAGACTCAGAGCCGGGGCGGCCGATGGGGCGCCCGGCAGAGCGACATCGACCTCGACCTGTGCGCCCTCTACGAACTCACCGACGGCCGCAAGGGGGTCGTACAGGCCCTCGGCAACGCCTTCGGCTCGCTGCACCGGCCGCCGTACATCCACCTCGACGGCGACGACCGCACCGGCGCCGTGACGAGCGGCGAGAACCTCACCGTCAACCTCGACCGCACCGGGGACTTCCGGCGCATCCTCGTCTTCGTCACCATCTACGAGGGCGCCAGCTCCTTCGCCGACCTGCACGCCACCGTCACCCTCCAGCCGCAGCACGGCGCGCCCATCGACTTCTCGCTCGACGAGTGCACCGTCCCCTCCACGGTGTGCGCGCTCGCCCTGATCACGAACACCGGCGGCGATCTCGTCGTCCAGCGCGAGGCGCGGTACCTGGTGCCGGACCGCGGCGTGAGCCCGCAGCGGACCGTGGACCGCGCCTACGGCTGGGGCATGAACTGGACGCCCGGCCGCAAGTAG
- a CDS encoding O-antigen ligase, with product MILLGVCAGWSLIMAAARGGRPEGVLLAVLAVAAGYAAGRVSGALLPVAAPGAGAAAGLALAVALPALSPGPRYAAPLGQAGATAALLVLATGAACGAAWATSVPALRLVLRVLAVVIVLSGAALGSMAGCCAGAAVLLCSLAAGRVHGRGPCLVALAVVAALAAGTVWAVAAGWLPGGVSALVTDRLAPHRSLLWRDAVRLAGRDDGLGVGPGRFGEVSDTAAHTPLSDGKPHSALLQQAAEQGFIGVLLLMAPFFWVLHALWRSPRSTPVALTAGAALTALAGLASAGNALSFTTVTVGAGLLAGWATARPWTGESVEPPL from the coding sequence ATGATCCTGCTCGGGGTCTGCGCCGGTTGGTCGCTGATCATGGCTGCCGCGCGGGGCGGCCGGCCCGAGGGTGTGCTCCTCGCCGTACTCGCCGTGGCCGCCGGCTACGCGGCGGGCCGTGTCTCGGGAGCGCTGCTGCCCGTGGCCGCGCCGGGCGCCGGCGCGGCGGCCGGACTCGCGCTCGCCGTCGCCCTCCCCGCCCTCTCCCCGGGCCCCCGGTACGCCGCGCCGCTCGGGCAGGCCGGGGCCACCGCCGCGTTGCTGGTGCTGGCCACCGGAGCCGCGTGCGGTGCCGCCTGGGCGACGTCCGTACCGGCGCTGCGTCTGGTGCTGCGGGTGCTGGCCGTGGTGATCGTGCTGAGCGGCGCGGCCCTGGGATCGATGGCGGGGTGCTGCGCCGGCGCGGCCGTCCTGCTCTGCTCGCTCGCCGCGGGCCGGGTGCACGGCCGGGGTCCGTGTCTGGTGGCGCTGGCCGTGGTGGCGGCCCTTGCGGCGGGCACCGTCTGGGCGGTCGCCGCCGGTTGGCTGCCCGGCGGCGTCTCCGCGCTGGTCACGGACCGTCTCGCCCCGCACCGGAGCCTGTTGTGGCGGGACGCCGTGCGGCTGGCCGGGCGCGACGACGGCCTGGGCGTGGGCCCGGGCCGGTTCGGCGAGGTGAGCGACACGGCCGCGCACACCCCGCTGTCCGACGGGAAGCCGCACTCGGCCCTGTTGCAGCAGGCGGCGGAGCAGGGCTTCATCGGGGTCCTGCTGCTGATGGCCCCGTTCTTCTGGGTGCTCCACGCACTGTGGCGCAGCCCGCGCTCCACCCCGGTCGCGCTCACCGCCGGCGCGGCCCTGACGGCTCTGGCCGGGCTGGCCTCGGCGGGCAACGCGCTGAGTTTCACCACGGTGACCGTGGGCGCGGGGCTGCTGGCCGGATGGGCGACGGCCCGGCCGTGGACCGGTGAGAGCGTGGAGCCCCCGCTCTGA
- a CDS encoding DUF6643 family protein: protein MTSPRSTYGGGYYSASFPDTPIYDSLVAERGTPQIAPIRVPAAYDTGNNLPALPSALPALPAAPSPQPQGYGYPHMQQPAPFQQAPTAYIPQQASAPRGYPGPQAPQQQRPMAAGTGYEAMRPAAPRPAPAPYQDPYNNQQYRGY from the coding sequence ATGACCTCCCCCCGCTCCACTTATGGTGGCGGCTACTACTCCGCCTCCTTCCCGGACACCCCGATCTACGACTCCCTCGTGGCCGAGCGGGGCACCCCGCAGATCGCCCCGATCCGGGTCCCCGCCGCCTACGACACGGGCAATAACCTTCCGGCCCTGCCGTCGGCCCTGCCCGCCCTGCCGGCTGCCCCCTCCCCGCAGCCCCAGGGCTACGGCTACCCGCACATGCAGCAGCCCGCTCCCTTCCAGCAGGCGCCCACGGCGTACATCCCGCAGCAGGCGAGCGCGCCGCGGGGCTACCCCGGTCCGCAGGCCCCGCAGCAGCAGCGCCCGATGGCGGCGGGCACGGGGTACGAGGCGATGCGCCCGGCAGCGCCGCGGCCCGCGCCGGCTCCCTACCAGGACCCGTACAACAACCAGCAGTACCGCGGCTACTGA
- a CDS encoding glutamate racemase, translating into MKIALMDSGIGLLAATAAVRRLRPDADLVLSLDPEGMPWGPRSPEDLTRRALAVAEAAAARRPEALIVGCNTATVHALPALRARLEPGIPVIGTVPAIKPAAAGGGPFAIWATPATTGSAYQRNLIENFADGVRVTEVPCWGLAEAVEHADEAAIDAAVAAAAELTPDDVTTVVLGCTHYELVAERIRTAVQRPGAAPLVLHGSAGAVAAQALRRLGEQPAPDASADGTLTVLLSGREGVLPEPALHYAEGRLLPSAVRVADRG; encoded by the coding sequence GTGAAGATCGCGCTCATGGACTCCGGAATCGGCCTGCTGGCGGCCACCGCCGCGGTACGGCGACTGCGGCCCGACGCCGATCTCGTGCTCTCCCTCGACCCCGAGGGCATGCCCTGGGGGCCGCGTAGCCCGGAGGACCTCACCCGGCGCGCCCTGGCCGTCGCCGAGGCCGCCGCGGCCCGCCGGCCGGAGGCCCTGATCGTCGGCTGCAACACGGCCACCGTGCACGCCCTGCCCGCGCTGCGCGCCCGGTTGGAGCCCGGTATCCCGGTCATCGGCACCGTCCCCGCGATCAAGCCGGCCGCGGCCGGCGGCGGCCCCTTCGCCATCTGGGCGACCCCGGCCACCACCGGCAGCGCCTACCAGCGCAATCTCATCGAGAACTTCGCCGACGGGGTGCGGGTGACCGAGGTGCCCTGCTGGGGGCTCGCCGAGGCCGTCGAGCACGCGGACGAGGCGGCGATCGACGCGGCCGTCGCCGCGGCGGCGGAACTGACCCCGGACGACGTGACGACCGTCGTCCTCGGCTGCACCCACTACGAACTGGTGGCGGAACGTATCCGCACCGCCGTGCAGCGCCCCGGCGCCGCCCCGCTCGTCCTGCACGGCTCGGCGGGAGCGGTCGCCGCCCAGGCCCTGCGCCGCCTGGGTGAGCAGCCGGCCCCGGACGCCTCCGCGGACGGCACGCTGACCGTGCTGCTGAGCGGCCGCGAGGGCGTGCTCCCCGAGCCCGCGCTGCACTACGCCGAGGGCCGGCTGCTGCCCTCCGCGGTCCGGGTCGCCGACCGCGGCTGA